A stretch of DNA from Glycine max cultivar Williams 82 chromosome 18, Glycine_max_v4.0, whole genome shotgun sequence:
CTGTTTCTATTCTCTGATGGCTAGCTATGATCTTCATGTTTTGCTTGGCAGTTAATGCAtggaatataaaatattttgtataaggACACGAGAGATTCTTGATTTATTACTGAGAGTGATACCCTTGGATGATTTCAATATGTAATCTGCGTATTTTATGTTAGACTGTGTTTTCTGGTATAATCATATGACTACTAGTATGTTGTGCATCTTGTAGCAGAGCTATagatctagagtttttctcttttttttttctttcagtaTTGTTATTTGGATTGATAGGGTTTGAgtatttttctttatgtttttgctTCTTTAGATGGATTGGCAAGGGCAAAAGATAGCAGAGCAGCTAATGCAGATAATGCTGCTTGCATTTACTGTGATTGCATTCGCAACAGGATACCTTATGGCTTCTTTCCAAATGATGATCCTCATATATGCTGGTGGTGTGGTTCTCACCACATTGGTGACTGTCCCTAATTGGCCCTTCTTCAACCACCATCCTCTCAAGTGGTTGGATCCAAGTGAGTTAGAAAAGCATCCAAAGCCTCAATCATCTCTGAATGTAAATTCAAAGAACAAGTCCGTTAAGAAGTAGGCTTCTTTGACATATCTTAGTGCTAGTATTTTCTTGAGTTAAAAAATTCTTGCTTTGGCAGAATTTTGTATTTCTTACTCTTCTTCCCTCCCTTTCCCCTTCATTGGATATTACGATGTACTTTACTTCTTTGGACTGCAAAGGTTATATCTGTTTGCttgagttttgattttttttatatatatctcaCTTCCTTCCACCCTCTTGCACCCCCACATGGATTGCGAAACCTACattactctttttcttttatagataCGGTTGATCTTGGTTTATTTGCTTTTCTGCTTATCTTTTCACTGTTGGTCGGGTTAGGGTGTTAGATTAATCATTCTCATGGCAGAGTAGCATATGATTTCATACACTATTCAAAATATAACCTCTTTATCTGGaaattgtaattttctttttgttgcttCTTCAATTTTGATGGTTAAAAGTTGTTGCTGAACACCGAAGTGTGATGCAAATTTCTTGTGTTCTAAGCTTTTGTTTACAAAAAGAGAAACTTGTTGGGATGTGGTTGTGGAACTCGTGCTTCTTGACCAGGTTGTTGGTAATATATTCATCGCGTTTCTGTCTCCTGGAAGTGTTATGGCTGTAACACCAAATATATTTCAAAGAAATGTGATACTGATACTATTTTTCTCATCTCACAAGTACATAGTACACATCAAACATGTATTACACGTGGTAGAATAGTGATTAATATACTGAAGCGTATGCCTTCCTATTGTAACATGAAAGTTTCTCATTAGTGCCGTGTCTATTATAATTTAGGCCATAAATATGGGTGGTTTTTTTGTTCTCGGAATGGAAGAATCgtttactaaaaaaaaccaAGAAACAAAAGGAAAGCATGGCTCTCTGGTGGAGCTAAACATGTGCACACTCTAAGCAACACTTCCCGGTTGAGGGCATAAGTAACCACGAAGCTCCCTTAATTCATGAACCCCAAACAGTTTCCAAATGCGAGTTTCGGCTAATCCCTCACTAACCTGACAAATACATGAACCCACAACACTTGTATGGTTAGTTTGCTATGGTAAAACAAACCCGAGTACATAAATTTATAGGCTCTCGAGCAATCGACTAATTACTTCCCGTGTCTCAATTTATCATAACAACGAATGTCCAGTGTATCTTCAATTGTTAGTTGTGGTTGTAAATCCCCCCTTACAAGTCCCTGATGTCGGAAGCTATCAGTTCTAACCGAAAATGATCTCACAAAAAGTGTGAATGATGCTCGTAATTCAATCGTAGGCAATAAGCATGGATCAACCTATCAGTCATCAGAATTCCACAGTGTGTCCATCGGTGAAAATTTGTACAGACTATACACGATTGAGCCTACCTGACACAGACTTGggtcaaacaaaacataatgaACTTCAGTAATAGGAACTAGCTGACTCCGAGATACAAGCGAAAGCGCGGAAAGGAACTATTTACAATGAGTACTCTGGGGATTAACGAAATTCTAAGAGTTTTCATTCCTTAGCGCCCTTAAAATGGGATCATTCTCCTCATCAAGCAAATTGTCGTCATCATCATCCAATTCATCTAAAATTGACTGGTTAATCCTCTTCCGAGATTGTCTTCTATGCTTCTTAGGTTCCAAACGTGGTTCTGCTTGCTGAACACCCATGTCTCCCATTTTCAACCTGCAATGTGGTAACGGATTCAATAATTTTCCAAGATAAAAGACAACAGAATTGCGTTTCATCATATTATTGTGTAAGTACTAACTAGCAGCAATTTTACGGTGGTTGTCACTGTCAGAAACATCACAACAATTTTTGGATAGTCTGACTGAAATGTACTACTCTATTGTAGGAAGATCAACTCGCAACAATACACAGCACAGATAATCTGGCAAGAGATGTTTTGCATTGCTGCATATTCCAGGAAAAATACTTCTACTGATACTTTCACACACCTTTTGTTTGGTTAACAAGGGCATGCAAAGATTGGCGGCATGCAAAGATTGGCGGACAAAAAAgctaataaataaatcatattcatTGTTGAGGACATTTTAAGCAACTTAGTACCTTCTTTCATGGGCTAAAAATGTAAATGCTATGgtaattatcataaataaattagaattgtgCTGTGAGATTCATGTTTATCTCAATACATTAGCACGTAAAAGGATAAGAAACAGCTTTTAAAAATGTGTAAAACCCTCATAATCACAAGAACTGCTCGAAATGTTCattttataaatgaataaaaatccCAGAATTGAACCGTTTGATCAAAGCATCATACACAGAGAAGCATTGGTTTTGAATCAACAAAGACGCATTCATCATACCTTACATCCCCTTCTCTTTTAGTTCCAAACGTCCTGAGCTGGAACTCCTCCCTGATTCTGATTTCATCAAGAAGTTGGAAATAGTAGGAATATCTTTCCCAATCTCCCTTCACAATGCACCCAGGTTCACCCAGATGCAAGCAATTGTTAAACGAACATTTCTCAATCTCACTGGCACTAAGCATTTTCCTGATCTGAACAGGGGGAAAAgaatataacataattcaaaaCGGAAAAAACCATGTTAACCCCGAATTTATTCAAATACTACAAACATAAGCATTACTAACTTCAGGAAAAGTCTGTGCAAGAGACTGCTTTGTCACTTTCAATAAACTAGGCTGGTTAAATCCAGGAGTATCAGCAAGAAAACCCCCTTCAGACAATGGAAGCAGAGAGACATGGCGAGTAGTATGCTTCCCTCTACCGCTTCTTGTTGAAACCTCCCCAACTCGCTGATCCTCAAGCCACTTGCTTCCCAGAACCTGAAAAGCAACACCCATCCACAAGCAACAAATATCAAACTCTAATATGCACTGTAGAAGacataaaaacaaaccaaacaaAACCCACAGGCTCAAACCAATTCTCCCCTTCTGCAGCATTGGAAGGATTGCTTCTAAGGGCATTGATCAAACTAGACTTCCCAACTCCACTAGGCCCCACAATCACCGTTGTTTGATCCCTCAACTTGAAACCAAGAAGATCAAGTCCATGTCCAGATTCAACACTGCAAAAAACCGGCTCATACCCCCAGCTGCGCAACCTAGCCTTCCACGAACTAATGATCTACACAAGAAACAAAAGCCAAAAGCAATCAATTACTTCACACCAGAAAATAATTCCCAGCTAGATCGCaaataaaaacaacatcaaCCCAACAAGCCAAAACACAACAACTAAACGTTCCACAAAGTTTTACATAAACCAAACACAATAGACTAACTACCAGTCATGTTTGAATAAATATACTTCTCCTTAAGCACTTATTAAGAGAAGAATATAAcaagataaaatgaattgagcttCTCTCGTAAGCAGCTAAA
This window harbors:
- the LOC100777545 gene encoding probable signal peptidase complex subunit 1; amino-acid sequence: MDWQGQKIAEQLMQIMLLAFTVIAFATGYLMASFQMMILIYAGGVVLTTLVTVPNWPFFNHHPLKWLDPSELEKHPKPQSSLNVNSKNKSVKK
- the LOC100796145 gene encoding small ribosomal subunit biogenesis GTPase RsgA 1, mitochondrial, producing MSFASSFSMLRHRAAASAAPLLLLRRFRCLRIAARHQQQNPNKQAPPSRNLLKAKQTLKEFSSLAPVLSLEASPPLTESQAIGVVAASQANFMRVIVPENDEPSGSFRGVEILCVVRALLKKIKRRVMVGDKVLVGSIDWVDRRGMIENVFHRTSEILDPPVANVDQLLVLFSLEQPKPEPFTLTRFLVEAESTGIPLTLALNKTELVDNEIISSWKARLRSWGYEPVFCSVESGHGLDLLGFKLRDQTTVIVGPSGVGKSSLINALRSNPSNAAEGENWFEPVLGSKWLEDQRVGEVSTRSGRGKHTTRHVSLLPLSEGGFLADTPGFNQPSLLKVTKQSLAQTFPEIRKMLSASEIEKCSFNNCLHLGEPGCIVKGDWERYSYYFQLLDEIRIREEFQLRTFGTKREGDVRLKMGDMGVQQAEPRLEPKKHRRQSRKRINQSILDELDDDDDNLLDEENDPILRALRNENS